The Rhodanobacteraceae bacterium genomic sequence GTGGCAGTTGAAGTCGAATTGAACAGGCAATGAGTCAGAAACAAGAAACGCCGTCATTCCGGGGCTGCCCGCAGATTCATCGCGGGCAGAACCCGGAATCGGTTGCCATGCACATCAGACCGATTGACTCGCGCCATCCATGGCGCTCGCGCTGCGCACCGCCTGCGGCGTTCGCGTTGGCAATCCTGCCAACGCAGTCGGGTTCCGTCGCCGATGAAGCCGGCGACGGCCCCGGAATGACAAAGGAATGAGGACACCGATATGACCCTTCCCCCCATCCTCGCGGCGCTGAAGAAGCACAAGGCCGGCGTCACCCTGATCACGCTGCAGATCGCGCTGACGCTGGCGATCGTGTGCAACGCGGTGTTCATCATCGGGCAGCGCATCGAGCGGGTGCACCGGCCGAGCGGCCTCGACGAGCAGAACCTGTTCCTGATCCAGCAGGCCTACGTGGGCGCTCCGTCGGGCGACGACGCGGCATCGGTCGAGAAGCTCGACGCGATGCAGCGCGGCGACCTCGCCGCCTTGCGCAACCTGCCCGACGTGGAATCGGTCGCGGCCATCAACTCGCTGCCGCTGCTGCAGTCGTCATGGACGGGGGGCGTCGGACTGAAACCGGACCAGCAGCACAGCACCGAGCACGCCGCCTACTATTTCGGCGACGAGCAGATGCTGAAGACGCTGGGCCTGCAGCTGGTCGCGGGCCGCAATTTCACCTCCAGCGAAATCACGAACCGCGGGTTCCGCGGCGTCGGCGAACCGCCCATGGTGATCATCACCAAGGCGCTCGCGGACAAGCTGTTCCCGAACGGCGGTGCGCTCGGCAAGACGGTCTATCTCGACGGGCTGGCGATCCCGAGCACCATCATCGGCGTGGTCGCGCGCATGCAGATTCCGGCTGCCGGCGGGTGGGGTGACAGCTTCGCGTGGAATTCCGTGCTGCAGCCCGTGCGTCTGGATGCCTATTACACGCGTACCGCGGTGCGCGCCAAACCGGGGCGGCTCGACGCGGCGATGCGCGAAGCGCGCGAAGCGCTGTTCAATGCCAACCCGATGCGCGTGCTGGAGAACCAGCCGGACATCGGCATCGGCATCATGCCGTTCTCTGAAGTTCGCGCGCGTGCTTACCGCGCCGACATCGGCATGGCGATCCTGATGGGCGTGATCTGCGTGATCCTGCTGTGCGTCACCGGCGCCGGCATCGTGGGCTTGACCAGTTTCTGGGTCGGCCAGCGGCGCAAGCAGATAGGCATCCGCCGCGCACTGGGCGCGACACAGCGGGACATCCTGCATTACTTCCAGACCGAGAACCTGCTGATCGCGGGCGCCGGCGTGGTGCTGGGCGCGATCCTCGCGGTCGGGCTGAACCTGTGGCTGATGAAGCAATTCCAGATGGACCGGATGTCGCTGCTGTACGTGCTGGTGGGCGTCATCGCGCTGCTGGCGCTGGGGCAGGGCGCGGTGTTCGCGCCGGCGCTGCGCGCCTCGCGCGTGTCGCCGGTGGAAGCGACGCGGAGCGTGTGATGCGCATACAGCATGGCAGCTCCATCTTTGTCATTCCGGGGCTACCCGCTGCTTCATCGCGGGTAGAACCCGGAATCGGTCTTGTCCGGCTCAGAAACCGATTCCGGATTCGGGCCTGCGGCCCGCTCCGGAATGACAACAAAGAATGAGGGAGTGATTGAGATGTTCGCTTATTACCTCGACCTGGCGTTCCGAAGCCTCAAGCGCAACCCGGTGCTCACGTTCCTGATGGTGCTGGCGATCGCCGTGGGCATCGGCGCGTCGATGACGACGCTGACGGTGATGCACATCCTTTCCGGCGATCCGCTGCCGGGCAAGAGCGCGCACATCTATTACCCGCAGGTGGACCCCACTCCGGCCGATTGGTACAACAAATCGCATCCGCTCGAAGTGATGGATGACCGCTCGGCGATGGATCTGTGGAGCGCGCATCGTGCCGATCGCCAGGCGCTGGTCGTGCAAAGTCCCGTGAAAGTCAGCGCCCCCGGTGTGGATCGCCCGCCGCTGATGCTGACCCTGTTGGCCACCACCTCGGATTTCTTTCCGATGTTCGAGGTGCCGTTCGAGTACGGCAGCGCGTGGACGCCTTCGGACGAAACAGGCCGCGCGCGCGTCGCGGTGATCTCGTCCGACCTCAATGACAAGCTGTTCGGCGGCAAGAACAGTGTGGGCAAAACCCTGCGCCTGAAGGACAGCGATGTGCGAATCGTGGGTGTGCTGAAGCCGTGGCGGCCCACGCCATTGTTCTACGACGCGGAAGGCGGCTTCACCGGTAACGGTTACGACACGAGTTATTACGCCAAGCCGGAGGACGTATTCATGCCGTTCCAGAGCGCGCTCGAAGTCAACGACGGCAATTTCTTCCAGTTCACCTGTTGGGGTAACGGGCCGACCGTTCCGGGTCATCTGGAAAATTCACCCTGCCTGTGGGTCGCGCTGTGGGTGGAGCTGGACAGTGCAGCCAAGGCGGATGCTTATCGCGCGTTCCTCGAGAACTATGCCGAGCAGCAAAAGACGCTCGGCCGTTTCGCGAATACCGACACGCGCATGCTGGATTTGATGCAGAGGCTGGATTACGAACAGGTGATTCCGAAGAACGTGCGGCTGCAGACCTGGCTGGCATTCGCGTTCCTGGCGATCTGCCTGTTCAACACGGTCGGGCTGTTGCTGGCGAAATTCCTGCGCCGCGCCGGCGAGATCGGCGTTCGGCGCGCGCTGGGTGCGTCGAGCCGCGCGATCTTCGCGCAATGCCTGACCGAAGCGGGATTGATCGGTTTCATCGGTGGCGTCGGCGGCTGGTTGCTGACGATGATCGGGTTATGGCTGGTGCGCCGGCAGCAGACGCCGTATTCCGACCTGGTGCACCTGGACGTATCGATGTTCGTCGTGACGTTCATGCTGGCGATCGCGGTGAGTTTGTTGGCGGGTGCGTTGCCCGCGTTGCGGGCGAGCCGGATCGCGCCGGCGTTGCAGTTGAAGACGTTGTAGGAGGGCCGGCAGGCCCGATCGCCGGACCGGTCGCGGCTGCCGCCGCTCCTACAGGGAAGCTTTCGGACAAATCGAGATGACCATGCAAATCCAACCCATCCTTGCCGCGCTGAAACATCACAAGCTCGCGACGTTCCTCATCGCGATGGAAATCGCGCTGGCCTGCGCGGTGCTGTGCAACGCGGTGTTCCTGATCGCCACCCGAATGTCGGCGATGAATCTGCACAGCGGCGTTGACGAAGACTCGCTGGGCGCGATCGTGGTCACGGGGTTCGATCCGCGGCAGGTCAACGATTTGAATGCGCGGATGCTTGCCGGCCTCGGAGCCATTCCGGGCGTCGAGTCGGTGCACGCGATCTCGTCGGTGCCGTTCGGGCCGCAGTGGGGCGTTTCGGGCATGACGCTCGACCAGGCCGGCAAGCAGCCGGGAGCGGTGGTCGAGTTTTACCTGGGAGACCCCGGCACGCCGAAGGCGCTTGGGCTGAAACTTGTCGCCGGGCACATGCCTGCTGCCGACGATTACCAGCCGCTGCAGGATCACGAATTTTTCCCGCCCTCCTCGCGCGTGCTGATTACGCGCGCGTTGGCCGAGAAACTGTGGCCGGGCGAAAACCCGCTGGGCAAGCAGTTCTGGTCAGCCAAGTGGCAGTTCCGCGTCATCGGCGTGGTCGCGAACCTCTCGGTGTCGCAGTACACCGAAAACGGCGAGCATGGCGCCGAGTGGTGCGTGTTCGTGCCGGTCCAGGCGGGCGGCCAGCTTGCGGGCACTTACCTGATCCGCGCCAAGCCCAGGGATCTGGAACGCGTGATGACCAGGGCGCGCGCGGCGGTCGCCAGGATCGCACCGGACGTGGTGCTGGATCATGCGAACAGTCACACCATTTCCTTCCTGCGCGCGCGCTTCTTCCAGACCGACCGTGCGATGACGGGTTTGCTGGTCGGCGTCATCGTCGCGCTGCTTGGCGTCACCGCGTTCGGGATCGTGGGACTCGCGAGTTTCTGGGTCGCGCAGCGGCGCAAGCAAATTGGAATACGCCGCGCGCTGGGCGCGACGCGCGCGGACATCCTGCGCTACTTCCAGACCGAGAACTTCCTGATCGTCACCTTCGGGATCGTGCTGGGCATCGTGCTGGCGATCGGGATCAACCTTGCGCTGATGAAGTGGTTCGAGGTCTCGCGCCTGCCGCTGTGGTACCTGCCGGTCGGCGCGGTGGTGCTGTGGCTGCTGGGGCAACTCGCGGTACTGGCGCCCGCGCTGCGCGCCGCGGCGGTGCCGCCGGTGGTGGCGACGCGATCGGTTTGATGTTGCTGTTTCCTTCTCCCTTCGGGAGAAGGTGGCCCGACTAGGGCCGAAAGGATCGGCCGTGAACGACGTAAGCCGGCCCGAAGGGCGAGCGCCATGGATGGCGCGAGTAAGGGCCGGATGAGGGTACGCCGCCCGCGTGATGCTCACGCGAGAGCCGAACCCTCACCCCCAACCCCTCTCCCGGTGGGAGAGGGGAGTTGAATCAGGAGACGATTGAATGTTCGGCTACTACCTCGACCTCGCAATACGCAGCTTCAAGCGCAACCGCGTGCTGACCGCGCTGATGGTGCTGGCGCTCGGCCTCGGCATCGGCGCGTCGATCACGACGCTCACCGTGCTGAAGCTCCTCTCCGGCGATCCGTTGCCGCAGAAGAGCGCGCGGCTGTTCACGGCGGAAATCGATCCGCTGCCCGCACAAGGCTACGTGCCGGGCCAGACCAAGCCGCCGTGGGGCAACCTGATGCCCTACACCGACGCGATGAACCTGTTGCGGGCGCACCGGGCGGAGCGCCAGGCGGCGATGGCGCTGACGCAGGCCAAGGTAACGCCGGCCCGCGCGGGCGAGCATCCCTTCTTCAGCGACGCCGTGATGACCACCGCGGATTTCTTCGCGATGTTCGATGCGCCGTTCGAATACGGCAGCGGCTGGAACGCGCAGAGCGACGACGACAGCGCGCGCGTGGCGGTGATCGCGGGTTTCCTCAACGACAAGCTGTTCGGCGGGAAAAACAGTGTCGGGCAGGTGATCCGCATCAACGATCACGACTACCGCGTGGTCGGCGTGCTGAAGGACTGGTCGCCACAGCCGCGGTTCTACGCGGTGGATCTCGGCGGGCGCAGCTACGGCAACGGCGATGCGGTGTTCCTGCCGCTGAAATCGGCGCGCGCCGACGACATGGATCCGCAAAACGTGAGCTGCTGGCAGACCGCGGACATCCAGCATCTGGAAACCGCACCGTGCGTGTTCGTGAGCGTGTGGGTGGAGCTGAAGCACGCCTCCGACGCGGCCGCCTACCAGACCTTCCTTTCCAATTACGTGCAGCAGCAGATCAGCCTCGGGCGTTTCCAGCGCCCAGAGGTGGTGTTTCCCAACTTGATGAAGTTCCTTGCGCTGGAACAGGTGGTGCCCGACGACGCGCGCCTGCAAACCAACCTCGCGTTCGGGTTCCTGCTGATCTGCATCGTCAACACGGTGGGTCTGCTGCTGGCCAAGTGCCTGCGCCGTTCGCGCGAGATCGGCGTGCGCCGCGCGCTGGGCGCGACGCGGCGCGCGATCTTCGCGCAGTTCATGGTGGAGTCCGGCATGGTCGGCATCGCCGGCGGAGTGCTGGGCCTGGTCTTCGCGGAGCTCGGCTTGTGGGCGATCCGCCATCAGCCGGCGCAGTACGCGCACCTCGCGCACCTCGACGTTTCCATGTTCTTCGCGACGTTCGTGATCGCGCTGATCGCCAGCCTGATCGCGGGCCTGCTGCCCGCATGGCGCGCGTGCGTGGTGGCGCCTGCGCCGCAACTGAAGAGCGTGTAGGAGGGCCGGAAGGCCCGACCTGTCGCGGCTTCCGCCGCTCCTACAGACAACGATTTCGCAAGAGAGAATCCATCATGGAAATCCAACCCATCCTTGCCGCGCTGCGCAAGCACAAGATCCCGGCCGCGCTGATCGTGCTGGAAATCGCGCTGGCCTGCGCGGTGCTTTGCAATGCCGTGTTCATGATCGGCCAGCGCATCAGCGAAATACACCTGCCCAATGCGATCGACGAGCAGGGCGTCGCGGACATCCGGGTGATGGGTACCGACCCGAAGCTCGCGACCGACGACGTCCCGCGCAATCTCGCGGCCCTGCGGCAGATTCCCGGCGTCACCGCGGCCGCGGTGATCAACACCATGCCGCTGACCAACAACGGCTGGAACAGCAACGTCGCCACCCAGCCGCAGGACGTGATGGAAAAGGATAGTCCCAATGTTGCGACCTACTTCTTCACGTCGGGTGGCGAACAGGCGCTGGGCTTGCGGCTGCTGCGCGGGCGGTTTTTCACCAGCGAGGAATTTGCCGACAGCAAGCTCGCGAGCAACTACATTCCGACCGCGCATGTCATGTTGATCACGCAAAGCCTGGCCGACCGCCTGTGGCCGGGGCAGGATGCGCTGGGCAAGCAGGTGTGGGTCGGCAAGGAGATTCACTTCACCGTGGTCGGCATCATCGCCGATGTGCTGCGGCCGAACCAGAATGGGGAAGGGCTCGCGGCATTCCACTGGGCGATGTTCCTGCCGCTCAGTCCCGGCCCCGGCGGTTTCCTGAACGACTACGTCGTGCGGACTTCGCCGCAGGATCGCGCGCGGGTGATCGACGCGGCGAAGCAAAAGCTCGCGGCGTTGTCGCCCAACGCGGTGGTCAGGGGCATTTCATTCACCGATGTCCGCGACAAGTTCTTCGCCACCGACCGCAGCATGATCTGGATGCTGGTGCTGGTGTGCGTGGTGATGCTGGCGGTGACCGCGTTCGGCATCGTGGGCCTCACCAGTTTCTGGGTCGGCCAGCGGCGCCGCCAGATCGGCATCCGCCGCGCGCTGGGTGCGACGCGCGCGCACATCCTGCAGTACTTCCAGACCGAGAACTTCCTGCTGAGCACGGCGGGCGTCGCGACCGGGATGCTGCTCGCGTTCGGGATCAACCTGTATCTGATGCAGCACTACCAACTCGACCGGATGCCCTGGTACTACCTGCCGGTGAGCGCCATCGCGCTGTGGATCCTCGGCCAGCTAGCGGTGCTGGGCCCCGCCCTGCGCGCCGCCAACGTGCCGCCGGTAGTGGCAACGCGGAGCGTGTGATGAAAGCCGTAAATGGTGAATCGTGAGTCGGAAATCGCAAATCGAGATGCCGCGTTGTCGTCATTCCGGGGCCATCGCCAGCTTCATCGGCGATGGAACCCGGAATCGGTTTCCGGAGCCAAAAACCGATTCCGGGTTCTGTCCGCGACAAACCCGCGGACAGCCCCGGAATGACGGAGCTGGATAAGGAGACGTGAAGGCATGTTCGGCTACTACATCGACCTCGCCTGGCGCAGCCTGAAGCGCACGCCGGTGTTGACCGCGCTGATGGTGCTCGCGATCGGCCTCGGCATCGGCGCCAGCATGACCATGATCACGGTGCTGCACGTGATGACCGAGGACCCTTTGCCGGGGCGCAGCGCGCATTTGTATGTGCCGCATCTGGACCCACTGCCGGTCACCTACCAGCAACCGGAAAACGCGCCGGAGCCCAACGACAGTCTGACGTGGCCCGACGCGATGGCATTGCTGCGCGCGCATCGCGCGACGCGCCAGGCGGCGATGGCCGGCGGCACGCTGCTGGTGACGCCGCAACGCGCAAACCTGCAGCCCTTCGACATCAACGGCCGCTATGCCACCTCCGATTTCTTCGCGATGTTCGGTGTGCCTTTCATGGCGGGCAGCGGCTGGACCGCGGGGGACGATGTCACACATGCGCACGTGGTGGTGTTGGCCGAGTCGCTGGCACGCAAGTTGTTCGGTGATGCAAATCCCGTCGGGCAAACCGTGGAGCTCGGCAACAACGGCAGTGCGCCGAATGAATTCCGGGTGATCGGCGTGACCCGCGATTGGGCGCCACGGCCTATGTTCTACGAAGATTCGGCGGGCAAGCCGTACAGCGATGCGGACGAGTTCTTCCTGCCGCTGACCGCATCGATCGATCTCAAGCTGGACTTCAACGGCAACTTCATGGGTTGGGGGCGTGGCAGTGGTGAGAGTTGGCGCACCAGTCCACGCATAAGCTGGCTGCAATTCTGGGTCCAACTGGATACGCCCGAGCAGGTGAAGGCGTACCACCAGTTCCTGGTCGATTATTCGGCCGAGCAGAAGGCGTTGGGCCGATTCCAGCGTCCCGCGACGAACGCGAAGTTGTACAGCATGATGGGCTGGCTCGCGCACGAGAATCTGGTGCCCGACGACGTGCGCCTGCAGTTCTGGCTCGCGATCGGTTTCCTCGGCGTGGCCATGTTGAACATCGTGGCGCTGCTGCTGGCCAAGTTCCTGCGCCGCAGCAGCGAGATCAGCGTGCGCCGCGCGATGGGCGCGCGCAAGCGCGACATCTTCGTGCAGTTCGGGATCGAGTCGGCGTTGATCGGCGTCGCGGGCGGTCTGCTTGGCCTCGGGATCGCGCAGATCGGTCTGTGGAGCATCCGCCAGCGTCCCGATGACTATGCGCACTTGGCGAGCATGGATCCGTCGATGCTTATCGGCACCGTGTTGCTGGCAATCGTCGCAAGTGTGCTGGCCGGCCTGCTGCCGGCGTGGCGCGCATGCCGCGTGCCACCGGCGTTGCAATTGAAGACCCTGTAGGAGGGCCGGAAGGCCCGACCGCGTTTCGGCTGTTGCTCGACCCAGTCGCGGCTTCCGCCGCTCCTACAACGAAAGAGGATGCCGATCATGGAAATCCGCCCGATTCTTGCAACATTGCACAAGCACAAGCTCACCGCGATCCTGCTGACGCTGCAGGTCGCGTTCACCTGCGCGATCGTGTGCAACGTCGCGTTCATGATCATCCACCGCGCGCAGCGTGTGTCGATCCGGACCGGCATTGCCGAGAACCAGTTGTCGGTGATCCGGGTCGAGGGAACCCGGCAAGGCGCCAACCCGCAAGCGCAGCACGCGGAGGACCTGGGCGCCTTGCGCGCGATTCCGGGCGTCGAATCGGTGGTGGCGACCGACGGTTCGCTGCCGTTGAGCCAGAACAGCAGTTTCTACGGAGTGTGCCCCACCCAGCAGGCCCTGGAGCGGGCGATGCAGGTGCAATCGTTGGGCGCGGCATGCGTGCAGCCCGGCGTTTATGTCGGCTCACCCGGATTGATCGCGACGCTGGGATTGGACCTCGTCGATGGGCGGGATTTCCGCGCCGACGAGTTCGTGCAAGACGACGATCCACCCGTCGCGATCATCAGCCAGGCCTTGGCGCAACGCCTTTATCCGGGCCAGAACCCGCTCGGCAAGGAACTCTACACGGGTGCAAAGAACCCGATCCGCGTGATCGGCGTCGTCAAGACGCTGCTGGCGGCGCGCCTGCGCACGCCCGGCACCGATGACTACACAATGATCTATCCCCAGTTGCCGGGAGGCAGGATGAGTGCGTTGGTGTATTACGTGCTGCGCAGCGCGCCGCAGGATCGCGAGCGAGTGCTGAAAGCAGCGCGTGCCACTTTGCTCAAGGTCGATCCCAGCCGTATCGTTGGCAAAGGGCAGACCTATTCGCAAATCCGTGCGCGGTATTTCCAGCGCGACACCACGATGATCGGCCTGTTGATCGCTTCGGCGCTGGGCCTGCTGTTCGTCACCGCGCTGGGCATCACGGGCCTGGCGAACTTCTGGGTGCAGCAGCGCACGCGCAGCATCGGCATCCGCCGCGCGCTGGGCGCGACGCGCGGCAATATCCTGCATTATTTCCAGACCGAGAATTTCCTGATCGTCACCGGCGGCGTCGTGCTGGGTGTCGTGCTGGCGATCGGCCTGAACCTGCTGCTGATGAAGCATTACGAATTGCCGCGCCTGCCGCTGTGGTACCTGCCCATCGGCGCCGTGGTGCTGTGGCTGCTCGGGCAACTCGCGGTGCTGTCGCCTGCGCTGCGTGCCTCCAATGTGCCGCCGGTGGTGGCGACGCGGTCGGTGTAGAACCTGAATGATCAAGGCTATATAATCTGGCCAAGTTGGATTTCCGCGTGGTGGCTCGATGCAAACGAACATACTCGAAGCCAAGAACAAGTTGTCTCAGCTCATCAAGGCGGCGCAAGCCGGTGAGGACGTGGTGATCGCCAACCGGGGCGAGCCGGTGGTGCGGCTCGTGCCGGTGCGCGACAAGGCGGGTGAGCGGGGAAGTGCACGCGCAATTCTCGACTGGCTTGATGCACACCCGCTTCCGAAACACGCCCGGCGCAGTGCCAGGGAAATCGATGCCTGTATCAAGGAAGAACGCGAATCGTGGGACTGATCTATCTCGATAGCTGCGTGTTGATCTACCTCGTCGAACGTCGCTCAAAGCTCGGCGATGACGTGAGACAGGCAATGCGCAAAGCTTCGCAAGCACTGTTTTGCGTTTCACCACTGGTGAAACTCGAGTGCACGGTGGGGCCCATCAAAAGTGCGGATCCGGTGTTGCAACGCGCTTACACGGCCACGTTCGATAACTTCGAGACGTTGTCCATGCCTGAACCGGTGTACCTTCAGGCGGCCCAGTTGCGCGCGAGGTTCGGCCTGAGAACACCCGATGCCTTGCACGTGGCGTGCGCGCAGCATCATCGTTGCGAGGCCTTGTGGACGAACGACAATCGTCTTGCAAAGGCGTCGCACGGTTTGGCGCGCAAACTGCCGTCATGAACCGCCTTTCACCCGAATGCAGGACAGCATGCGCACCGTATTGATCATCGACGACCAGGCTGCGGTGCGCGATGCGCTGTCGCTGCTGCTGTCGCTGCACGACATCCGTCCGCTGACCGCGGCGACGCCGGACGAAGGCCTGGCGACGCTGGCGCGCGAACGGGTGGACGCGGTGATCGCGGACATGAACTTCAGCGCCGACACCACCTCGGGCGAGGAGGGCGTGGCGCTGTTCCACGCGATCCGCCAACGGCATCCGGACTTGCCGGTGATCCTGCTGACCGGCTGGTCGCACCTCGAAACCGCGGTGCAATTGGTGAAGGCTGGCGCGGCCGATTACATGTCCAAGCCCTGGGACGACGCCAAGCTGCTGGCGACGGTCGAGAACCTGCTGGAGCTTGCCGAGAACGCGCGCGTGGCCGAAACCGCGCGGGTCTCGCGCCGGCGCCGGCGCGAAGCGCTGGAACGCGATTACGACCTGCGCGGCATCGTGTTCGCATCCGATGACATGCTGCGGCTGCTGGAACTCGCCTGCCGGGTCGCGCGCGCCGACGTGCCGGTGCTGATCACGGGCCCGAACGGCGCCGGCAAGGAGCGCATCGCCGAAATCGTGCACGCCAATTCGGCGGTGAAGGACAAGCCGCTGCTGACGGTGAACTGCGGTGCGCTGCCCAGCGAGTTGATCGAGGCCGAACTGTTCGGCGCCGAGGCCGGCGCGTTCACCGGCGCGGCGCGCGCGCGCGAGGGCCGTTTCGAGGCGGCCGACGGCGGCACGCTGTTCCTCGACGAGATCGGCAACCTGCCTGCCGCGGGCCAGATGAAACTGTTGCGGGTGCTGGAATCGGGCGAGTTCGAGCGGCTGGGTTCGACGCGCACCCGCAAGGTGAAGGTGCGCGTGATCAGCGCGACCAATGCCGATCTGCCGAGGATGATCCGCGACGGCAAGTTCCGCGAGGATCTGTTCTACCGGTTGAACACCATCGAGATCGCGTTGCCGCCGCTGGCCGAGCGGCCGGACGACATCCTGCCGCTGGCCGAGCGCTTTCTCGACGACGACGCGGTGCTGTCCGACGAGGCGCGCGACGCGTTGCTGGAATATCCGTGGCCCGGCAACGTGCGCGAACTCAAGAACATCATCGACCGCGCGAAGCTGCTGTGCGGCCGCGGCGAAATCACGCCGAAGCACCTGGGATTGTCGCCGGTGGTGGTTTCGGCCGCCGCACGCAATCTGGACGACCCGCCGCGCGAAGCGATCGAGGAAGCGCTGCGCAGGGCCGGCGGCATGGTCAGTCGCGCCGCGCGCGCACTGGGTCTGTCGCGGCAGGCGCTGTACCGGCGCATGCAGCGCTACGGCATTCCGACGGAGGGGTGATGCGCCGACGCTGGTGCGCGGCCGTGTGCAATTCCTTTTTTGCCGTCATTCCGGGGCTGCCGCGGCCGAAGGCCGCGGCAGAACCCGGAATCCGTTTTCGCTCTTTGGCAAGAATCGTTGGATTCCGGGTTGCGCCCACGATAAAGCCGTGGGCGCCCCCCAAATGACGGCATAGTGGTTACGCTTCCCCGATTCCCGATTCCCGATTCCCGATTCCCGTCCCACGCCCATGCGCTTCTCCTCCCTCGAAGGCAAACTCGCGCTGCTGCTGGTCGCATCCGCGGTGATCGCCGCGGCGGTGGCGGCGGCCGTCGCCGAATGGACGCACAGCGCGTGGCTGGGCGGCGTGATCGCGGTCGCGGCATGCCTCGCTCCGCTGGCCTGGGTGGCGCATGCCGCAATGCAGCCGGTGCGGCGCCTGCTGCGTGCGTTGTCGGGCAGCGTCGCCAGTTACCGCGACGGCGACTTCAGCATCTCGTTGCGCACCCGCCGCCGCGACGAACTCGGCGCGTTGATCGAGGCGCACAACGAACTCGGACACGCCCTGCGCGAGCAGCGCCAGAACCTGGTGCAACGCGAATTGCTGCTGGACACCGTGGTGCAGCATTCGCCGACCGCGTTGATCCTCACCGACG encodes the following:
- a CDS encoding ABC transporter, permease protein, with the protein product MEIRPILATLHKHKLTAILLTLQVAFTCAIVCNVAFMIIHRAQRVSIRTGIAENQLSVIRVEGTRQGANPQAQHAEDLGALRAIPGVESVVATDGSLPLSQNSSFYGVCPTQQALERAMQVQSLGAACVQPGVYVGSPGLIATLGLDLVDGRDFRADEFVQDDDPPVAIISQALAQRLYPGQNPLGKELYTGAKNPIRVIGVVKTLLAARLRTPGTDDYTMIYPQLPGGRMSALVYYVLRSAPQDRERVLKAARATLLKVDPSRIVGKGQTYSQIRARYFQRDTTMIGLLIASALGLLFVTALGITGLANFWVQQRTRSIGIRRALGATRGNILHYFQTENFLIVTGGVVLGVVLAIGLNLLLMKHYELPRLPLWYLPIGAVVLWLLGQLAVLSPALRASNVPPVVATRSV
- a CDS encoding Histidine kinase/response regulator hybrid protein gives rise to the protein MRTVLIIDDQAAVRDALSLLLSLHDIRPLTAATPDEGLATLARERVDAVIADMNFSADTTSGEEGVALFHAIRQRHPDLPVILLTGWSHLETAVQLVKAGAADYMSKPWDDAKLLATVENLLELAENARVAETARVSRRRRREALERDYDLRGIVFASDDMLRLLELACRVARADVPVLITGPNGAGKERIAEIVHANSAVKDKPLLTVNCGALPSELIEAELFGAEAGAFTGAARAREGRFEAADGGTLFLDEIGNLPAAGQMKLLRVLESGEFERLGSTRTRKVKVRVISATNADLPRMIRDGKFREDLFYRLNTIEIALPPLAERPDDILPLAERFLDDDAVLSDEARDALLEYPWPGNVRELKNIIDRAKLLCGRGEITPKHLGLSPVVVSAAARNLDDPPREAIEEALRRAGGMVSRAARALGLSRQALYRRMQRYGIPTEG